Proteins encoded in a region of the Rutidosis leptorrhynchoides isolate AG116_Rl617_1_P2 chromosome 9, CSIRO_AGI_Rlap_v1, whole genome shotgun sequence genome:
- the LOC139868579 gene encoding uncharacterized protein yields MAQSSTKNKATMSKIDGSSEIKAAMSIFDGSSTNTFINRKFNSPQNQDVTTQNERSYLDALCNPSTTAKTKTTKTETIIPSHHRQPQQSSCIYCGISGHTIIQCFELIGYPEWWSKRKPGRVVTAVTGGNRTATSNGTLTGNSNPNLMLQSQKRVRKELSNPKLLETTEQKLKDSKLICCKLKRVNPNRFHSLQEMGEDGELNPDYGLNLCHMANSRRKHSNPNFVCCSNGMKQYQKVDGFLSHHNSALKVHSTAQNSFKLKWNKGQAQQPNVLNRKKSELISNEQTQNHVMNKRSKQAQNSYFLENKHLNNDHPIGKANIISNDVKNNEWIFDCGATHTMTFEKSDFYSESKPRVNKIQTANGGIVQVEGGGRNEITPTMKLSNCLYIPTLSHKLLSVSHVTKELNCSVLLHPTFCILQDIRTGVIIGRVTERGGLYYVDEVTQQGTVMLAHGTPYREAWLWHRRLGHPSTGYLRTLFPSLFPSNVNLNCETCILAKSHRSTFKPSNTRKDVPFALIHSDVWGPAPGENEDNDTLSWIQWTPKPDNIQIPISNPDNIQIPTLNTENIQTSTPTPNPETLNTTTQDEPECSNQSESTQQIPDEPQSSSHESTQQIPVEPVASQNESNEGYVLPPRANRGVPPKRYGPEKEALRSRYPMVNIAKGNLSEEAKKFNSAIYSEKIPTTVEQTLKSKNWRKAMEVEMEALRKSDTWEKCILPQEKKPVGCRWVFTIKHKPDGTIERYKAQLVAKGYTQTYGIDYSETFSPVAKIDTISVLFSVAANKGWPLHQFDVKNAFLHGELKEEVYMQAPPGFSENFKNREVCRLKKSLYGLKQSPRAWFGKFTLAMKKYGYKQSNSDHTLFFKQRNQLITCLIIYVDDMIITGNDKNEFFNLKANLSNEFEMKDLGMLKYFLGIEVLRSQQGIFICQKKYVLDLLAETGMIDCKPAETPAIPNQKLFIEEGVELADQEQYQRIVGKLIYLAHTRPDIAYPVGVVSQFMHHPQVHHMEAVWRIIRYLKGTAGHGVVFKNNGHLKTQIYTDAVGGNLVTWKSKKQKVVALSSAEAKFRGIARGVQEALWIRKLLTEIRFPPEDTSRIFFGNEAAIAISENPVQHDRTKHVEIDRHFIKEKLEAKIISLPFVRSKDQLADILTKSVNGRLFNEVLVKLNFGDPTIQLEGEC; encoded by the exons ATGGCTCAATCATCTACCAAAAACAAAGCTACCATGTCAAAAATTGACGGTAGCTCAGAAATCAAAGCTGCCATGTCAATTTTTGACGGTAGCTCAACAAATACTTTCATCAATAGAAAGTTTAACAGCCCACAAAACCAAGATGTAACCACACAAAATGAAAGAAGTTACCTGGATGCCTTATGTAATCCGTCTACCACTGCCAAAACAAAAACCACCAAAACAGAAACCATCATTCCAAGCCACCATCGACAACCACAACAGTCCAGTTGCATATACTGTGGTATATCAGGACACACGATAATCCAGTGTTTTGAACTTATTGGTTATCCCGAGTGGTGGAGCAAACGGAAACCGGGCAGAGTCGTGACAGCAGTGACCGGGGGCAACCGTACGGCTACCAGCAATGGCACCTTAACAGGTAATTCTAACCCCAATCTAATGCTTCAGTCGCAAAAAAGGGTGAGAAAAGAACTCTCAAACCCAAAATTACTTGAAACAACTGAACAAAAATTAAAGGACTCCAAACTTATTTGTTGTAAATTGAAGAGGGTAAACCCTAATCGGTTTCATTCCCTTCAAGAAATGGGCGAAGATGGGGAATTAAATCCTGATTATGGATTGAATTTGTGTCATATGGCCAATAGCAGAAGAAAACACTCGAACCCTAATTTTGTTTGTTGTTCGAATGGAATGAAACAATACCAAAAGGTGGACGGTTTTTTATCACATCATAATAGTGCACTTAAAGTCCACTCTACAGCCCAAAACTCCTTTAAATTAAAATGGAACAAAGGCCAAGCCCAACAACCAAATGTTCTTAATAGGAAAAAGAGTGAGCTTATAAGTAATGAACAGACCCAAAATCATGTTATGAATAAAAGATCTAAGCAGGCCCAAAACTCATATTTTTTAGAAAATAAACATTTAAATAACGATCATCCTATCGGAAAAGCTAATATTATTTCAAATGACGTAAAAAATAATGAATGGATTTTTGACTGCGGTGCTACTCACACCATGACTTttgaaaaatctgatttttattccgAATCAAAACCCCGTGTTAATAAAATTCAAACTGCTAATGGAGGGATTGTACAGGTTGAAGGGGGTGGGAGAAATGAAATTACTCCGACTATGAAATTATCAAATTGCTTGTACATTCCAACCCTTTCCCATAAACTCTTATCCGTTAGCCATGTTACAAAAGAATTAAATTGTTCTGTTTTACTACACCCCACATTCTGTATCCTTCAAGATATCAGGACTGGGGTGATTATTGGGCGTGTTACCGAACGGGGTGGGTTATACTATGTagacgaagtaacccaacaaggtactGTGATGCTTGCACACGGAACACCTTATAGGGAGGCGtggttatggcataggagattGGGTCACCCTTCTACCGGATATTTACGTACTTTATTCCCTAGTCTTTTTCCATCTAATGTTAatttaaattgtgaaacttgtattttggccaaaAGCCACCGAAGTACTTTTAAACCTAGTAATACTAGAAAAGATGTACCGTTTGCTTTAATTCATTCTGATGTATGGGGTCCTGCACCA ggggaaaACGAGGATAATGACACTCTAAGTTGGATACAATGGACACCCAAACCTGACAATATCCAAATCCCAATATCAAATCCCGACAATATCCAAATTCCAACACTAAATACCGAAAATATCCAAACATCAACACCAACACCGAATCCCGAGACACTAAATACTACAACACAAGACGAACCAGAATGTTCAAATCAAAGTGAATCAACTCAACAAATTCCCGACGAACCACAAAGTTCAAGTCACGAATCAACTCAGCAAATTCCAGTTGAACCTGTTGCAAGTCAGAATGAATCAAATGAAGGTTATGTACTTCCTCCAAGAGCTAACAGGGGAGTTCCACCTAAAAGATATGGTCCCGAGAAAGAAGCTCTTAGATCGAGATATCCGATGGTGAATATTGCCAAAGGAAATTTATCAGAAGAAGCAAAGAAATTCAATTCCGCGATATACTCTGAAAAAATACCAACTACCGTAGAACAAACGCTGAAATCAAAAAACTGGAGAAAGGCGATGGAAGTGGAAATGGAAGCTTTGAGGAAAAGTGATACATGGGAAAAATGTATTCTTCCTCAAGAGAAGAAGCCAGTAGGATGTCGATGGGTGTTTACAATAAAACACAAACCAGATGGCAcaattgaaagatacaaagcccaactagttgccaagggatatactcaGACTTATGGGATAGACTATTCTGAGACTTTCTCACCAGTGGCTAAAATTGACACCATTAGCGTTCTCTTCTCTGTTGCCGCAAATAAAGGATGGCcccttcaccaatttgatgtgaaaaATGCTTTTCTACACGGAGAGCTCAAGGAAGAGGTTTATATGCAAGCTCCACCAGGATTCTCAGAAAACTTCAAAAATAGGGAAGTTTGTCGCCTTAAAAAATCTTTATATGGGCTAAAACAATCCCCTCGGGCTTGGTTTGGGAAATTTACCTTAGCAATGAAAAAATATGGCTAtaaacaaagtaactcggatcaCACACTATTTTTCAAACAAAGAAATCAACTAATCACTTGCTTAATTATCTATGTCGATGATATGATAATTACAGGAAATGACAAAAATGAATTTTTCAACTTAAAAGCAAATTTGTCAAATGAATTCGAAATGAAAGATCTTGGAATGTTAAAATATTTTTTGGGAATCGAAGTTCTTAGATCTCAACAAGGAATTTTTATATGCCAAAAGAAATATGTGCTTGATCTACTTGCTGAAACAGGAATGATAGACTGCAAACCAGCCGAGACTCCTGCAATCCCAAACCAGAAGCTGTTTATTGAAGAAGGGGTTGAACTTGCAGATCAAGAGCAGTATCAAAGGATCGTTGGAAAACTGATCTACCTTGCTCATACTCGGCCAGATATAGCGTATCCAGTAGGGGTTGTCAGCCAATTTATGCATCACCCTCAAGTACATCACATGGAAGCTGTATGGAGAATCATCAGATACCTCAAAGGAACAGCTGGACATGGAGTGGTATTCAAAAACAACGGACACCTCAAAACTCAGATATATACAGATGCAG TTGGCGGAAACCTGGTTACAtggaaaagtaaaaaacaaaaGGTTGTTGCTCTGTCAAGTGCTGAAGCTAAATTCAGAGGGATAGCACGAGGAGTTCAAGAAGCGTTATGGATCCGAAAGCTACTAACAGAGATCAGATTTCCACCAGAAGACACTAGTCGGATTTTTTTCGGCAACGAAGCAGCCATTGCTATTTCAGAAAACCCAGTTCAACATGATCGGACAAAACATGTTGAAATTGACAGACACTTTATCAAGGAAAAGCTTGAAGCTAAAATCATCTCACTACCATTTGTGAGATCAAAAGACCAGCTCGCAGACATCCTCACCAAATCAGTTAATGGAAGGCTATTCAACGAAGTATTGGTCAAGTTGAATTTTGGAgatcccactattcaacttgagggggagtgttga
- the LOC139868580 gene encoding cyclin-dependent protein kinase inhibitor SMR6-like, with the protein MRFSKKHQADNKSSKEGFNKWTVSGIKLRAPLKSISISNNKEEIENSRSGSTTPTNNLSRIPDVLLCPPPPRKRRPVSTCHNHGNIEYFTSPDIDSLFKMFPNTERAS; encoded by the coding sequence ATGAGATTCTCAAAAAAGCATCAAGCAGATAACAAATCATCAAAAGAAGGTTTCAATAAATGGACTGTTTCTGGAATCAAATTACGTGCTCCTTTGAAATCAATATCGATATCAAACAACAAAGAAGAAATTGAAAACTCGAGGTCTGGTTCAACTACTCCGACGAACAATCTATCGAGGATACCGGACGTTTTGCTGTGCCCGCCGCCGCCGAGGAAACGCCGACCGGTGTCCACGTGTCATAATCATGGAAACATAGAGTATTTTACTTCACCTGATATTGATTCGTTGTTTAAAATGTTTCCGAATACCGAAAGGGCTAGTTAG